The segment ACAAGAGGACAGTCAGGGTGTGGTACCACACCTGGAGCAGGTATCTTATTCCCTGGGGGGCTGAGGACTATGAACTTGTAAACAGTACACTCATCAGAATGGAACGGGCCAGGACAGTAGTAGCTTCTGCCTCATTTGTGCAAAgggcagcaaaaacaaaaccacatttaTTTCTAGTCCTAAGGAATGTGATTTTAATCTTAAATGTGAGAATTCAACTATACTTTTTAGTACTCTGCTCTCAGCTGAAGTACAAATGTAAATTAATATTAAGAGTCAAGGTTAAgttgaaaaatctgttttttatctcattctgTTTGAAGAAACATTGTGAGAGGGGTGGATGGATGGCAGTAGatcatttccattttctctcttggCCACCAGATGGAGCTAAGCACAGGTTTACATGTAGGGTGAAGCTGGCTCCAGCTGTGTCTAAATTCAGAAGTGGGGAGAAAGTACAAGGGCATTGATAAGAAAGAGATTGTaggggttttttttaatcatgttgtCTCCTTTTTTGGGCTAAAAAATGTGTGTCTAATTGAATATGAAAATGTCCAGATAATATTAAAATCGTTGATAGAAATTTGGGGGTatacaataacatttttttttctatatttatagcTATTCTTGGGATGCACAATTTGATAACAAATACACAGTTCTGCAACATAGTGGGAAGTAGTAATGGTGTCGACCAAGAACATTTTTCAAGTAAGAACTTATAATGCTTTGTGAATTCTAATCTTTTATTAATTATGTTTTGTTTCCTGCATGTAACTACTTCCGTATTTGCATGCCAAATGTTACATATGTGTGCTAGAATCCTGAGATTCCAGTTATATGGTATTAACAATAGAAAATCATTGAAAATAGAATATCAAATATTGTATGCTTAATGTGTCAGCAGACATAATAGGAACCACTCTCACCTTACTAAATAATGCTAATGGTAAATGCTATAAAAACCAGTCAAACTTGGCTTTAATTGACATTTTGTGTTTGGTGTTCCTAATTTTCAGGACGTCTACAACAGTGCTGACAAAGAAACTAAATTATAAAATCAGATTCAGGAGAAAGCAAAGACTTCTTCAGACCCTAAACCTTTTTGTCTGATGCAATGTTAGACAGACTAAagcaaagcttttttaaaaattcatgtataagacattttaaaactacCAAAATAATGCATATTGTGTAGTAAATTCAAACATGACTTATATGCACAAGAAGTAAGTGTCTCTATTCACAGCCATCCTGCCTTCTACTTCCTACATCACCACCCCACCCTCAGCCATGACTATTAACGATTTGGAATGTATCCTTCCCGACTTCATGTTATacttatataaacttatatatgtacacatgttataaatatcttttcttttttacaaaaatggGATCATACAAGAAGTATTTTTTGTTACTTAAGTTTTCAGTAATAATACTgctggctaatttttttttttttgaatgctttCCATGGGCCATGTTCTTCTGTGCACAGCTCTTGAATGTAAATTGTTCTCAATTCTCACAATAGTTCTATGAAAAAAGTGTTATCATCTCTAATTTGCCTGTGAAGGAGCTGAAATTTTAGAATGATGAAGCTAGCTTTAATATCCCATGAACTCGGTGGTGAGGATTTTGATCTATGCTATGTAATGTATTGCTTAGCAACATACCACATTTCCTAGTGAGTGCATATAGATTTACCTCATTCAGACATCTTTATaacattccattttatgaatgttcTATATTTGGCcattctcctgttttttttttctctttattgtggaaatGTTCAAGCATACATAATAGAAGAGGGAATAACATATCCATTATCCAGCTTCAACTGTTTTTCACATCTTGCCAGCTCTGTTTCGTCACCGACTACCTCCCTCCCATCCGTTCTGCTTTGTTCCccgaaatattttatttatttatttgtttgtttgttttatttttttttctttttttccccgaaatattttaaagcaaatcctgtTTGTTTATATTACTTCACCCATTTCCATATGTGTCTCTCACAAAGGCTCTTCTTGTAACATAACCACAATGCCATTATCAAACTTAAGGATTATGAGTAATTCTTTCATGTCATCCAATAACCAGTCCACATTCAGATTTTCCATATTCTCTCAAAAATGTCATTGCACAGCTGGTTTGTTCAAGTCAGGATCCAGAAGGGTCACGCATTGCatttgcttgtcttttttttttttttttcatttcttcttaatctcttaacAGTTGTTAAGATTTTATTATATTAGAACTTTGAGTTATGAGATTTTATCATATTAGAACTTTATCTTGAACATTGCTAAAAGTAAATGGGATCACCATTTGTGTCAGCTTGTATcagcaaatatatttttgtgaTAAAGATATCTTATAATAACACCAGGAGGCAagaggcagtgaaaatactcatTTTTGAAGGCTGATACATTGCAAGCAAATTAAATGTTGAATTATGTTTGGTACTTatattcagtaaaattttatttcagtgctTTGTGTGTCAGCACATAAATGATCTTTTAGAAATTTGGGGAAAGAAACTTATAAATTAGTTctactgaatgtgtgtgtgtgtttgtactaTGTGTTTCCAAGTTAATATATGCTCTCACTGTAATAGTGTCAATCAGTGACATGCTTGCTCTTTCCATTTGTTACTGCAGATGTGGTAAAAGGGGAAAAGATTCTTCCAGTATTCGATGAGCCCCCAAATCCAACCAATGTTGAAGAAAGTTTAAAGAGGATTAAAGAAAATGATGCTTATCTTGTTGAAGTTAATTTGAATAATATAAAGGTAGGTGTGATAAGCAGGCAGAAAGCTGTTTTGAGTTGCTTTGACTCAGCTGGATCTCGGCTGAGAGCTGGGCAGTTTTGATATAGACTGATCCCTTCTACTTAATGGTAAAGTTTTTACTTCTAGTAGTATGCTAACAGAGATTTCTTCTATTTTAGAAGTTAAGATATAAGAgtattttctgatttactttttaaaggctatcatatattaatagaaatataaacTCTGCAGATGGCAGTATATGTCTTGGGCTTCCGAAGTACTGCCCTTTTATAGGAGCATTTTAATCtttcagtttttgtctttttaatcagGTCCCTTGAAATATAATGTAGATGTTGTGAAATTCTCCCTGTCTAGTGTGCACTTCTGTGAGTTAAAGCAAATGCATACAATCGCACCACCACCACCGCTGTCAGATGTAGAACATGTCACACCCTCTGTCCTCATTCCTGCCACCAGCTCCAGCCCCTGACGACCATGGAtctgttttctttccattatCGTTTTGCTTTCtccagaatttcatataaatggagtcatatagTGTGTGGCCATTGAATCTGGtttcttcacttagcataatgcttgtGAGAGTCGTCCGTGCTGTTGCATGTCTCAGTGGTTTGCGGTTTTGTGTTGCTGAGCAGTATTTCTTTGGATGTGCCATGGTGTGTGTGTCCATTCACCAGCTGATAGACTTGAGACTTAAGAGTTGCTTCCAGTTTGggataattataaataaagccactacacacattcacatacaagtttttgtgtgaatatgtgttttcatttctcttgattaCACACCCAGAAGTGGGCTTTATGGGATCTTActgggatttttaaaatgcaactcTTCCATgaagtaaagaaagaagaaatgaattagGAGAGCATAGGGATAATTAATTACCAAAGAGTAAACTCAGATGATCTCTTAGGTATTATTAGCCGTTGTATAATAGCCTTGTTACAGATTcctcattttaaatgttaatttatctGAATTGAAGGCAGAGAGAACATCTGGAAATTACAGGAACCTAGGGAATTAAACCTCTGTGCTCTTTCTGTGGGTGTTCCTTCCTGTGAGTTGAGGCAGGAATGCCTTGGGAAAAGCTAATGTGCCTAGTTGatcactaatctttttttttttttttttaatttagttcttaTGTATCTTGGTCTCTAAATCAATAGTAATGATCTGAAAATAACCAGGCTACAGGAAGTTGAAGTCTTGATACTAAGAGGAAAAACAGGTGTCTCCTAAAACTGTCTCTTTCCTCATTTCAAGTTAATCTGTCTTAACACCTTACAGCTTGTGACTGAGAACAGTATGTCATCTGCCTCAGAAATCACTATAAGTAGATTCCCGTATCTTTCTCTTTGTAGAAAAATGGAACCATTTTAAATACTCataatacaaataattaaaaagagaatagTGAGAATTTTCTTTAACCTTGTGCTAGAAAAGCAGTGATGTATGCTTTGCTCTATGCCAACAGTTTGTGCAGATATACCGTACTAGAAAAGTCAAAGAGATGAGGTGACTGAGTTGTTAGTTTTCATTTGTAGGACAGTGGTTATATGTTACATAATTTCTGAGTACATTTTAAGCAAAAGAGAAAGTAGAGATGTCTTTGATTATTGGACTGAATTTactgaaaactaaaatataatgATGTTTCACATTTTTGTCTTTCAAGAATATCCCAATTCCAACCCTAAAAGATTTTGCAAAGGCTTTGGAAACCAACACACATGTGAAATATTTCAGTCTTGCAGCCACCCGAAGCAATGACCCTGTTGCTATTGTAAGTAAGCTGTGACTAATAATATTGAAATTATGACTGTGTAATACCAGGATATGTTACAAAGGTGATTAAACTGGTTTTATGAAAAGATGTGctttttttaattcaactatacttcaataaaaataaatttaaaaataaataattttagtgtagtttaaaaaattttgtgttCTAAGAGCTACTGTTAGTAACCATGATGTTCAGCAGTCAATAAAAGCAagtatcagtttaaaaaaatttttttactcttttttcaaTTTCTGATTACTCAGTATTAGGCAATATATTATTTACtatccttttatatttattttttccatgtatttcccttctttgaaaattttaaaacatgaatggaGTCATGCAGTGTAAGCTGTTTTGCAActaaattttttactttaatatatCTTAGAGGTCTTTTCCTATCAGCATATGAAGTTCTACATCATTCTTTTAAACCTATGGAGGGTTCCATTTATGGATCTACAGTGTTGGGTTTTTATCGATGCTTTTTATGTGTCTGTTgaaatgatcatgtggtttttgtcctttattcaattaatatgtattacattgcttaatttttgtatgttaaaTCAGTTTTGCATTTTTGGGGGAAGTCCCACTTGACCATGATATAAACCCTTTTCTTCTTGACTTTGAGGGTATCAATCCGTTTCATTCTCCTCCTACCTGCTTAGACATTCTTCCTCTGGTCCCTAAACTGGTTCTTTCTCATCTCCCCAGCATCTGAACCTCTAAACGGCTCAGAGCTTGGCCGTCATCCCTGTTCTTTTCTTCATCTACACTCACATTCTGTTTCATTGCCATATGTTATCCATGTATGCCAGTGACTCCCAACATTATCATCTCCAGTTCATACCTCACCCCTGAACTCCAAACCCATGTTCAGCTTCTCCTTAACAGCTTTACTTGGATGTCTAACAGACGTCTCAGACCGAAATCCCAAACCAGACTCCTGACTTCCATCCCATACCTGCCTCTCTCACATTCTTCCCCATCTCACTAAATGGAAACGTCATTCTTTCATTTGCTCAAGTCAAGATAATAATAATggagtgacttccctttctcaCAACCTTAAATGTATATCCCACTCTGTCTTCAGATATTTCCTTTATATCCATCCACTTCTCAccatcttcaccaccaccaccctggtcCAAGCCACTGTCTTCTCTAATCTGGATTATTGCAGTGGCCTCCTAACTTAACTGCATGCTTCCACCTTACCCGCCCCAGAGCCAGCTCTTTATACAGCATCACAGGTGACTCTTAAATGATTTCGTTCCTATATTCAGAAGCCTCCAGCAGATCCCTGTCTCACTAAGTAAAAATCAGATTCTTTCAGTGGCCTAGTAAGGCCTTAGCTGAAGAGACTCACCTCctttgttgctatttttttcattttattccagcTGTACAGCCTCCTTGCTCCTATCTCCCTAAAGATGCTCCACATAGTTTCACTTCATCGCCTAAATTATTTGAGTCCTTGCTCAGATGTCACCCTCCAGGGGAGGCCTTTCCTGAGCCCTGTATATAAGATAGCAAGCCAGCTTTTTTCCCAACACTCCCCATCTACCctgctttgcctttttttcctcctctatagTCCTTTTTACCATTTGACATTatgttttgctttcttgtttATTATCTGGGCCCCCTACtaaaatgtaagttccatgaggtAGAGACTTGTGTGTTTTACATCAGAATCTATAGAGCAGTGCCTATCAAAAAtaggccattcagttcagttcagttcagtcgctcagtcgtgtccgactctttgcgaccccatgaatcgcagcatgccaggcctccctgtccatcaccaactcccagagttcactcagactcgtgtccatcgagtcagtgatgccatccagccatctcatcctctgtcgtccccttctcctcctgcccccaatccctcccagcatcagagtcttttccaatgagtcaactcttcgcatgaggtggccaaagtactggagtttcagctttagcatcattccttccaaagaaatcccagggctgatctccttcagaatggactggttggatctccttgcagtccaagggactctcaagagtcttctccaacaccacaggtcaaaagcatcaattcttcggcgctcagccttcttcacagtccaactctcacatcatacgtgaccactggaaaaaccatagccttgactagacagacctttgtgggcaaagtaatgtctctgcttttgaatatgctatttaggttggacacaactttccttccaaggagtaagcgtcttttaatttcatggctgcagtcaccatctgcagtttttggagccccaaaaaatgaagtctgacactgtttccactgtttccccatctatttcccatgaagtgatgggaccagatgccatgatcttcgttttctgaatgttgagctttaagccaactttttcactctccactttcactttcatcaagaggcttttgagttcctcttcactttctgccataagggtggtgtcatctgcatatctgatgttattgatatttctcccggcagtcttcattcaagcttgtgtttcttccagtccagcatttctcatgatgtactctgcatagaagttaaataagcagggtgacaatatacagccttgacgtactccttttcctatttggaaccagtctgttgttccatgtccagttctaactgttgcttcctgacctgcatacagatttctcaagaggcaggtcaggtgttctggtattcccatctctttcagaattttccacagtttattgtgatccacacagtcaaaggctttggcatagtcaataaagcagaaatagatgtttttctggaactctcttgctttttcgatgatccagcggatgttggcaatttggtttctggttcctctgccttttctaaaaccagcttgaacatcaggaagttcatggttcacgtattgctgaagcctggcttggagaattttgagcattactttactagtgtgtgagatgagtgcaattgtgtggtagtttgagcattctttggcattgcctttctaagGCCATTagtaacattttaataaatgtggGTACGGATGGATGGATAAGGAATTTACCTGAGGTCACATAGCCAGTTGTTGCTAATAGGTAGTTCAGGAGTGTAGATACCTGCCTCAAGTTCTTTATAGTGTGGCTGCCCCGTTGCCTTTAACGACTTTAAGTTTGATCTTACCCCCTGTTCTCTGGAGTTGGGCCTTTCTTTTGACCCCTCTGCAGGGCTGTATTAATAAACTCACATTCATATTCTTCCAttacccccctccccagcccttctctttcccctctgctCACTTACAGGCTTTTTTAATTATTCAGTATAGTGTTTATTAAGCACTGGGTCAAATGCCTAGCACTGCCACATCCTGTGAGAAATTGTAATGCAAGCAGATGCAAGACACTTTTCTCTGAGGTGGTGAATGTTTAGTTAGGCCCTGCTTTTCCATAGTTCTTGTGCTCTAGCAGTTCCAGTTATTTGTGGCCTTTTGGTTCTTGCTTTGGCAGTTAGTTCATAATTTCCCCTCATTTGGGCTTCACTGTAACCTAGCTGCAGCAGGACCCAAGTAAGAAAACTTGTCCCAAAGAGACATTGATGAAGTTATTCCTACACAGAGACTGAGAGAAAGTCTGAGAAATATGGGAGAAAGAAGCAAGAAGCAGAAGCATGAATGAATAGCAGTAGAGAGTGTTAGCAACAGAGAATTACACATGACAACAAATTTAAAGTTTGTGACCAAGTGCACGTGAAAAGTAGATACATGTGAGATCTGTGAGGTGGCCTGTCAAGCTTAAACAATCTAATAAGAAACATTAAGGTAGCTGTATTGATTTGTGTATTTCTTCAGGCTTGTTCAGTGTTTATTTACCAGGTGCTGTCAAACTAATCTCcaattattttctgtaatttccaGGCTTTTGCAGGTATGCTAAGAGTGAACAAAAATTTGAAGAGCTTAAATATGGAATCCAACTTTATTACAGGAGTTGGGATTCTAGCACTGATTGATGCTTTGAAAGAGAACGAAACCCTGATGGAGCTGAAAATTGACAACCAGGTCGGTGGTCTAAAGCAGCAGCTTTGAAGAAGCTGCAGCCCACACTCCCTGCAGGGCTTGGGAACTCAGGAGGAAGGCTTTCCAGGGAGCCCTTGGGAAGGCAAAGGCCTGAAAAGGGATGAGAACTTTTGGGGCATCCAGAATCTTAATGTATAGAAAGGTATACAAGCAGCTGTCCCTAGTTGGTCTGTAGAGGATTGAGATGGCTAGTGGTTTTGAACTAGAAGGATTCTTAAAGGTGACAGTCCAGCCTCAAAGTTTTCAGTTCTTAGGTAGCAATAGCCACATAATAACCTTTCTGTGGCTATAACATGTCAGTCTCAGACACGAGGTGAACAGAATAGttcatgaaaaacagaaaactccaGTATCCAGGGTACCCTGAGGGCACAGCTTCTGTCCAGCCACATTGGGTGCTGACCCCGTAAAATATTGCTGGATCACCCAGAGCCAGATGTTCTTATCTTTAGAGAAGTAGAGAAACACATGTTAGAAATGTTTCCATCCGTAGTGTagttaactaaaaataaaacaacatatacATTTGACTGAAATacttcagtttattttatttgaaaagtgaatccagatatttttttttaatatgtggtaaATGACTCCCTCAATTctcaacataaataaattttgtagATTATGAAGATAGAATTATATCTTCAAATTTAACCAGAATGCTATTTAATCAATGTTTCCAATCTTTTGTTGCGatttaattcacataccatataattTACTTGTTTAAAGTATACATACAGTTTTTAGTACATTCATAGAGCTGTATAACCATTACCACTGCCTAACTCCAGAACACCTCCATCACCCCAAAGAGAGATTCAAACCCAGTAGCAGTCAATTCATGTTCAGCTGTCCCACCAGCCTCTGGCAGCCACTGatgtactttctgtctccatgcaTTTGCCTGTTTTGGACAGTTCATATAAGTGGAGTTATGTAATACGCAGTCTATTGTGTctgctttctttcacttagcaaaatgttcTGGAGGTTTATTCATGTGGTAGTATGTTAccagtatctattctttttttatggttgaagaaTCTATTATATTTGGATACTTTCCACTTTTTGGATTGTAGAAatatgttgctatgaacattcaggTGCAAATTCTtatgaatatgttttcatttctcatgggTATATACCTCGGAGTGTAATTGCTAGGTTACATGGTAACCCTGCACTTCAGTTTTTGAGGAATAGCCGAATTGCTTTTCATaatagctgcaccattttacattccttccAGCCTGTCCGAAGCTCCTAATTTTTCCATATATGTTGCCAATACTTACTATTGTCCATCTCTTTGATTATAATCATCCTAGtgagtatgaagtggtatctcattgtaataATCCACATTTTTTTGATGTCTATATGATTatacactaattttttttttctcttatatgttGTAAGAATTGGGAAACTGTTTTTAAAGAATCAGCATGTACATGAATGTCTTAGACTTGACTTATATTTTGAACTAGCTTATTAATactattctttatttctaattattcCAGAGGCAGCAGCTGGGGACAGCTGTAGAATTGGAAATGGCCAACATGCTTGAGGAAAATACCAATATCCTTAAATTTGGATATCAGTTTACTCAGCAAGGACCCCGAACCAGGGCAGCTAATGcaataacaaaaaacaatgaCTTAGGTAAGACATACTTAGTATGAAATCAAAATTCTGAACTGTAATATTAAGCTAATGTATTGGAGGAACTTTGTTTTTAGTAAGTTTTTACACAGGATTTGCAGTTCTTTTAATACTGACTGAATTAGAGTTCGGTTTAAATGAAGTTGTAGTGATTATTAGGTTAGTGGATGAGAACCTACTTCGTAGCTTTTAGTGAAATATGAAATAGTTTTATACAACAGATATTTTGTTCTCAGTTATAAGTTACCTCTTGGaggttttaaaacaaagaattcaaCATTATAGGAAAATTTTACCCTTTTGATCAAACCAGAAAGTTTCACCCTTTTAGAAATTCAGTTTCACGTGGTGATATATAAAATAGTTgtagtttttgaatttttttaattttattttttaactttacaatattgtattggttttgccatatatcaacatgaatccaccacaggtatacacgtgttccccatcctgaaccctcctccctcctctatccccgtaccatccctctgggtcgtcccagtgcacgagccccaagcatccagtatcgtgcatcgaacatgtagtttttgaattttaagtttGGTGTTTCTTATTGaaggggcttccatggtagctcagactataaagaatctgcctgcaacatgggagacccaggttcgatccctgggttggaaagatcccctggagaagggaatggctacccactccaatattcttgcctggagaattccatggacagaggagcctggcaggctacagcccatggagtcgcaaagaatcagacatgactaagcgactaacacttctcattgaagtattttttaaaatgcatgcagagaattaaaatacttctttttaaaaaattaattaatttattttaattggaggctaattactttacagtattgtagtgggttttgccatacattcacatgaatcagccgtgggtgtacaggtgtcccccatcctgaacccctcttccacctccctccccatcccatccctcagggttgtcccagtgcaccagccctgggcGCCCTGtctcgtgcatcgaacctgactGGCAGTCTATTTAAAGGGAGTCACATTCCACTGTGATGCAGTTCTTTTAGGCTTCAGCCATATTTgcctttgcatttttaaagatttctggaGCAGAAAAACCTTTAATCCAGATCACGATGAAAAATATTAGTTCAGACTTTCTGTTCTTTGATGACCGTAATTTCTCGTAGCAGATTTTAgcctttttttaaagggaaatttgGTGTGTGTTGTTTATTTTAGATGTAGTTCGGAAAGTATGCTGATTATTTAGTATTTCTTCATTAGTTAGCTTCTGTTTTTTACACTTCAGGAATTTAAATTTTGCCTTTTACAGCAGTGTTTCTCAAGTCTAACTGAACTTCACAGTTAGAAAACCTTAAGAACATATACCTTATTGGCTTTAAAAAGTTAGTTTTTTACTTACTAGGTTATACTTCATTCtaataatctattttattttctaagacttTAAACTTTAGAAGGTCGGGGGCCATGTGTATCTTTTGAATCCACAGCTTTCTTTAAAACCATGTCTGACAATAGTAGGTAAGATTTATTAAGTAAAAAAGAATGTAGTAGAATTTGAATCCTGCTCAAAGTTGAATTTTCTCATAACTAAGCAGCTTTCCTGGGACACTCTTCCAGAATGGGTGATAGCAGAGAGGAAGAATGGagaggatgaatggagagagtctCCATGCTTCCTCCCCTCTGAAACCACCTTAGCTTTCCTGGGATCCCACCAGCATCCTTGTAGCCCTAGCCATCTGTCACCTATGTCCCTCCTAGAGAAGGTGCCAGCAGCCGTCTGGCAGGAGCAGCACCGCAAGGGCCTGTATG is part of the Bubalus bubalis isolate 160015118507 breed Murrah chromosome 11, NDDB_SH_1, whole genome shotgun sequence genome and harbors:
- the TMOD3 gene encoding tropomodulin-3 isoform X1 translates to MALSFRKDLEKYKDLDEDELLGNLSEVELKQLETVLDDLDPENALLPAGFRQKNQTSKSATGPFDREHLLSYLEKEALEHKDREDYVPYTGEKKGKIFIPKQKPVQTFTEEKVSLDPELEEALTSASDTELCDLAAILGMHNLITNTQFCNIVGSSNGVDQEHFSNVVKGEKILPVFDEPPNPTNVEESLKRIKENDAYLVEVNLNNIKNIPIPTLKDFAKALETNTHVKYFSLAATRSNDPVAIAFAGMLRVNKNLKSLNMESNFITGVGILALIDALKENETLMELKIDNQRQQLGTAVELEMANMLEENTNILKFGYQFTQQGPRTRAANAITKNNDLVRKRRVEGDHQ
- the TMOD3 gene encoding tropomodulin-3 isoform X2; translation: MALSFRKDLEKYKDLDEDELLGNLSEVELKQLETVLDDLDPENALLPAGFRQKNQTSKSATGPFDREHLLSYLEKEALEHKDREDYVPYTGEKKGKIFIPKQKPVQTFTEEKVSLDPELEEALTSASDTELCDLAAILGMHNLITNTQFCNIVGSSNGVDQEHFSNVVKGEKILPVFDEPPNPTNVEESLKRIKENDAYLVEVNLNNIKNIPIPTLKDFAKALETNTHVKYFSLAATRSNDPVAIAFAGMLRVNKNLKSLNMESNFITGVGILALIDALKENETLMELKIDNQRQQLGTAVELEMANMLEENTNILKFGYQFTQQGPRTRAANAITKNNDLVSTFH